One window of the Chiroxiphia lanceolata isolate bChiLan1 chromosome 30, bChiLan1.pri, whole genome shotgun sequence genome contains the following:
- the LOC116800047 gene encoding cyclic AMP-dependent transcription factor ATF-7, giving the protein MGDDRPFVCGAPGCGQRFTNEDHLAVHKHKHEMTLKFGPARTDSVIIADQTPTPTRFLKNCEEVGLFNELASSFEHEFKKAAEDDEKKSAGALDMSLPSTPEIKIKEEEPVEVDSSPPDSPVSHPRSPQHKEKEIPSKPVILSTPTPTIVRPGSLPLHLGYDPLHPTLPSPTSVITQAPPSNRQLGSPTGSLPLVVQLANGQTVPVLPGPPVQMPSVISLARPMSMVPNIPGIPGPPINSSGSISPSGLPVHSEAKMRLKASLTASSSLNGSNLVVGSASTMVTARPEQSQILVQHPDAPSPAQPQVSPAQPTPSTGGRRKRTVDEDPDERRQRFLERNRAAASRCRQKRKLWVSSLEKKAEELTTQNIQLSNEVTLLRNEVAQLKQLLLAHKDCPVTALQKKTQGYLESPKESSEPTGSPAPVIQHSSASAAPNGLSVRSAAEAVATSVLTQMAGQRTELGLPSHVIMAPQSQSAGR; this is encoded by the exons ATGGGCGACGACAGGCCGTTCGTGTGCGGTGCCCCGGGCTGTGGACAG aGGTTCACAAACGAGGACCACCTGGCGGTTCATAAACACAAGCATGAGATGACATTGAAATTCGGCCCCGCTCGCACCGACTCCGTCATCATCGCAG ATCAGACTCCGACCCCAACTCGGTTCCTGAAGAACTGTGAGGAGGTGGGACTCTTCAATGAGCTGGCGAGTTCCTTCGAGCACGAGTTCAAGAAAGCTGCTGAGGATGATGAGAAAAAG AGCGCCGGAGCCCTGGACATGTCCCTGCCCTCCACCCCCGAGATCAAGATCAAGGAGGAGGAGCCGGTGGAGGTGGACTCGTCCCCCCCAGACAGCCCCGTGTCCCACCCACGGTCACCCCAGCACAAGGAGAAG GAGATCCCCTCCAAGCCTGTCATCCTCTCCACGCCCACTCCCACCATCGTGCGCCCCGGCTCGCTGCCCCTGCACCTGGGCTAcgaccccctgcaccccacatTGCCATCCCCCACCTCCGTCATCACCCAGGCCCCCCCCTCCAACAGACAACTGGG GTCTCCCACAGGTTCCCTCCCACTCGTCGTGCAGCTTGCGAACGGCCAGACCGTGCCCGTGCTCCCCGGCCCCCCCGTCCAGATGCCTTCTGTCATATCG ctgGCTCGGCCGATGTCCATGGTGCCGAACATTCCCGGTATTCCTGGGCCTCCCATCAACAGCAGTGGGTCCATTTCCCCGTCAGGACTCCCAGTGCACTCTGAAGCCAAAATG AGGCTGAAGGCCAGCCTGACGGCCTCCTCCTCGCTGAACGGCAGCAACCTGGTGGTGGGCTCAGCCAGCACGATGGTGACGGCGCGTCCGGAGCAGAGCCAGATCCTTGTCCAGCACCCCGACGCCCCTTCCCCGGCTCAGCCACag gtGTCTCCTGCCCAGCCCACCCCCAGCACGGGCGGGCGCCGCAAGCGCACGGTGGACGAGGATCCGGACGAGCGCCGGCAGCGGTTCCTGGAGCGGAACCGGGCGGCCGCCTCCCGCTGCCGGCAGAAACGCAAGCTCTGGGTGTCCTCCCTGGAGAAGAAAGCCGAGGAACTCACCACCCAGAACATCCAGCTGAGC AATGAAGTGACGCTGCTGAGGAACGAGGTGGCTcagctgaagcagctgctgctggcccaCAAGGACTGTCCTGTCACGGCGCTGCAGAAGAAGACACAGGGCTACCTGG AGAGCCCGAAGGAGAGCTCGGAGCCCACGGGCTCCCCCGCGCCCGTCATCCAGCACAGCTCCGCGTCGGCCGCCCCGAACGGGCTCAGCGTGCGCTCGGCGGCCGAGGCCGTGGCCACCTCGGTGCTGACGCAGATGGCCGGGCAAAGGACAGAGCTGGGCCTGCCCTCCCACGTCATCATGGCCCCACAGTCCCAGTCTGCCGGCAGATGA